In Lycium ferocissimum isolate CSIRO_LF1 chromosome 3, AGI_CSIRO_Lferr_CH_V1, whole genome shotgun sequence, the genomic window ATACAGGTAATGTTAAATGTCTAACTTTATCATTATTGCATTCTTGAAAAAATTGCATGCTTCTAAAGCTTTTTTTCGTTTTGTTTCTGTATTGAATTTTATGCAGGGGACATTACCGACAAATCCAAAACATCCTACAAGGACTAGTATGTGGAGAGGAGTGATAGCATCGTACTCTTTTGTCGCAGTGTGTATATTTCCCCTGGCAATTGGAGGATATTGGGCTTATGGAAATTTGgtaattaactatttttttcaGCTGTTTTACATTATAGGTGACACACACTCACAATTTTCAGAATAAACAGTATCATTTCAATAATGATCTTTTCAAACAATtctaaacaacaaaaaaaatattatgacTTGAGTTGAGAGTACATGCATTTTGTGTAGTTACAACGTATGTAATTTATTTCAATGACTGAACTACTTTAGTGAGTTAAATAGAATGACATGGTTaataaggattcatatagcaTATCTAACTTGTTGTCGTAATAGTGGACTACTCTGATTCATGGACTAACAATATTATAAATGTTGGCAGATGCCTGCAAATGGAATTATGGCTGCAATTGCCAAGTACCACCAAGCGAGCACACCAAAGTGGTTAACAGGCACAATATACATGATGGTAGTGATCCAATGCATATGCGCATTCCAAATCTACGCCATGCCTGTATTCGACAACTTGGAAAGAATATACGTAAGCAGGCAGCACAAGGCATGCCCAAGGTGGCTCCGATCATGCATCAAGCTCTTCTTCGGTGGATTGACATATTACATATCAGTTGCTTTCCCATTCTTGGGAGGTTTAGCTGCCTTTGTGGGTGGTATAGCATTGCCTTTGTCTCTGGTTTACCCTTGCTTCATGTGGATTTCAATCAAGAAACCTCAAAGAAACAGCTTAATGTATTGCCTCAACATGTTTCTTGGGTGTTTGGGCATATTGATCAGTGTTGTGCAAGTTGCTGGTGCATTGTGGAATCTGGTGGTTGATAAATTAGATGCCAATTTTTTTAGTCCTTAGTTGATTTGATTTAATACTGCTAACTTATATCCACTGACTGTGTAATGAAATTATGACACAATAAGTGAGATTTAACGTACTAGTATAAAAAActtgagtttaagttatataaatCATCAGTGTAACTTTTTATACTATTGGGTCATCCAATCATTAACATTAAATAGAATAATCCTTTTATGAATTGTTACAAAATCTAACActacttttatttattgttatttttatataacATGCTTTaaatatgtgtctatgtattgTATTTATGtgcgtgcatgtgtgtgtgtatatttctgtttcacttctctcttattATCTAAAGTTTATATGGATAAATGAATATTGATTGttataaatgaaatattttctaaattataatccaaaatttatttactatataaatagataatattTTAGGAATTATTATGAAtatacctttatttttattaataattttttgtactgcattgaaatatttttataaagttATCACTCTTTGTTATTTTCACTTGTCCAAATAGATATTAGAACTTtgaatattattaataaaacaaaattttcttATTTGGCTTATTTGTTTCATTACAGAACATCATAAACTTATAACCAATCACTTTTGTCATCTAGAaaatattgtttattttttctataGGTAAATTTGATTATATAGATTTAGAaacaaaatcatgattttaaagaagtaaaagaaaaaaaaaactaaggttGATACTTTATAGAAtaaggattaaaaaaaattaattgacaTGTGAGGAGGAGAATGTTTATAGTTCAAAGTTGAAGGAGAAACTTGacttttaaagcaaagttgggggtATAAAAGATTTTCACCCTAAATAAATTAACCaaatatgatgatgttattaatAATTATGTCTAAATTGTTGTTTTAAATCGTTTCCATTCATTCCCTAGGTAATATAATTTCCAGGTAAATCTCCAAGAAATTATCCCTAGGTAAAATCGCAGCAACACAATCCTTAGGTAACTCCCTAGGAAATATAATCCCCAGGTAAATTCCCACGAAATAATCCCCAAGTAAAATTGCAATAAGTAAATTCCCAGGTAAATTCTTACGTATATAACCCTCAAGTAAATCCTCAAGAAATAATCCCTAGATAAATCCGCAAGTACCTtttggga contains:
- the LOC132049862 gene encoding lysine histidine transporter-like 7 isoform X2, which translates into the protein MSSPSFSSLKVIPLDDYNDQFDDTQSHMAVDGGEEKNDTNVLEEVDTWLPITESRKGNAYTATFHVLCSGIGTPALVLPFAFTSLGWTWGIVVLTVIFAWRLYTMWLLIHLHESVNGTRYSRYLQLSIAAFVLGVAYFTLLWALSIGKGRPSGVSHSPADNVTTTMARFRAVLNGVAIIAIAFRGHNVVLEIQGTLPTNPKHPTRTSMWRGVIASYSFVAVCIFPLAIGGYWAYGNLMPANGIMAAIAKYHQASTPKWLTGTIYMMVVIQCICAFQIYAMPVFDNLERIYVSRQHKACPRWLRSCIKLFFGGLTYYISVAFPFLGGLAAFVGGIALPLSLVYPCFMWISIKKPQRNSLMYCLNMFLGCLGILISVVQVAGALWNLVVDKLDANFFSP